A portion of the Tenacibaculum todarodis genome contains these proteins:
- a CDS encoding xanthine dehydrogenase molybdopterin binding subunit, producing the protein MKTMKNIDSFTHVRGESLFVDDVITRKDTLYGLVFDSPKAHGKIKWVDYTKAEALEGVEKIFTYKDIVGENQIGGILPDEPLWAEDEVHFWGQPIAFIVAESEAIAKKARKLISIEIEELPVITTAKEAKEKGSFINAPRSFSLGNSTEAFKNCEHVFEGETFSNGQEHLYLETQGCYAIPQENGNIKLISSTQGPTAVQKIAARVLGVSMHKIEVDVTRLGGGFGGKEDQATPWAVMAAVATKHLNKPVKYILNRHDDLRMTGKRHPYSSFYKIGLTKDLKIKAFEVEFLQNSGAAADLSPAIAERTLFHATNSYFVPNVATTVYSCKTNLPPNTAFRGFGGPQGMFVIESAIAAVADKLNINRRLIQEANLFDEKDTFSFGQVATEVQAKKAWFSAKEKFELEKLEFEIEAFNKENQLYKKGISLMPIAFGISFTNTPMNHARALIHIYQDGSVGVSTGAVEMGQSVNTKMLQVAQDILGITANKVKLETTNTTRVANTSPTAASSTADLNGKAVEMACNSLIERLTKVAATMLSSEEKNISFKDDFVFQNDKKTTLSWEDVVAQAMLERVALTENAHYATPIIHFDKSKEKGHPFAYHVYGTAITTVTVDCLRGIYEIDSVKIVHDFGKSMNLGIDVGQVEGALAQGIGWMTMEEISYNADGKLLSNALSTYKVPDIFSAPKTIETIPLETEGNDLAIKKSKAVGEPPLMYGIGTYFAIQQAVKEFNPNYTLKFHAPFTPEKVLIALYEKPNN; encoded by the coding sequence ATGAAAACAATGAAAAACATAGACAGTTTTACACATGTTCGTGGCGAATCTCTTTTTGTAGATGATGTAATTACAAGAAAAGATACTTTATACGGCTTGGTTTTTGACTCGCCAAAAGCACACGGAAAAATAAAATGGGTAGATTACACAAAAGCGGAAGCGCTTGAAGGTGTTGAGAAAATATTTACATATAAAGATATTGTAGGCGAAAATCAAATTGGAGGAATTCTTCCTGACGAACCACTTTGGGCGGAAGATGAAGTCCATTTTTGGGGACAACCTATTGCTTTTATCGTTGCAGAAAGTGAAGCTATTGCTAAAAAAGCACGTAAATTAATTAGCATAGAAATTGAAGAATTACCTGTAATTACAACAGCAAAAGAAGCAAAAGAAAAAGGTAGTTTTATTAATGCTCCTCGTTCTTTTTCACTCGGAAATTCAACGGAAGCATTTAAAAATTGTGAACACGTTTTTGAAGGAGAAACTTTTTCTAACGGGCAGGAACATTTGTATTTAGAAACACAAGGTTGCTATGCAATTCCACAAGAAAATGGTAATATAAAACTGATTTCTTCTACGCAAGGACCAACAGCTGTTCAAAAAATAGCAGCACGTGTTTTAGGCGTTTCTATGCATAAAATTGAAGTTGATGTAACAAGACTTGGAGGCGGTTTTGGCGGCAAAGAAGATCAAGCAACACCTTGGGCAGTTATGGCCGCAGTTGCTACGAAACATTTAAACAAACCTGTAAAATATATACTAAATCGTCATGATGATTTACGAATGACAGGGAAACGTCATCCCTATTCTTCATTCTATAAAATAGGCTTAACAAAAGACTTAAAAATTAAAGCTTTTGAAGTTGAGTTCCTACAAAATTCTGGAGCTGCCGCAGATTTATCTCCAGCAATTGCAGAACGAACTTTGTTCCACGCAACCAACAGTTATTTTGTTCCCAATGTGGCAACAACCGTTTACAGTTGCAAAACAAATTTACCGCCAAACACAGCGTTTAGAGGTTTTGGTGGTCCACAAGGAATGTTTGTTATAGAAAGTGCCATTGCTGCTGTTGCAGATAAATTAAACATCAATAGACGCTTAATTCAAGAAGCAAATCTGTTTGATGAAAAAGATACATTCTCTTTCGGGCAAGTTGCAACTGAAGTACAAGCAAAAAAGGCTTGGTTTTCTGCAAAAGAGAAATTTGAACTAGAGAAATTAGAGTTTGAAATTGAAGCTTTTAACAAAGAAAATCAATTGTATAAAAAAGGAATTTCGTTGATGCCAATTGCATTCGGAATTTCATTTACCAACACACCAATGAATCATGCGAGAGCATTAATTCATATTTATCAAGACGGAAGTGTTGGCGTTTCTACTGGCGCTGTGGAAATGGGTCAAAGTGTAAATACCAAAATGTTGCAAGTTGCCCAAGATATTTTAGGAATTACTGCCAATAAAGTAAAATTAGAAACAACCAACACAACCAGAGTTGCAAATACCTCGCCAACTGCGGCAAGTTCTACGGCAGATTTAAACGGAAAAGCGGTAGAAATGGCATGTAATTCTTTAATTGAAAGATTAACAAAAGTAGCTGCTACGATGCTTTCATCCGAAGAAAAAAATATTTCTTTTAAAGATGATTTTGTTTTTCAGAATGATAAAAAAACAACACTTTCTTGGGAAGATGTAGTTGCGCAAGCAATGTTAGAAAGAGTTGCACTTACGGAAAACGCGCATTACGCAACGCCAATTATTCATTTTGATAAGAGCAAAGAAAAAGGACATCCTTTTGCGTATCATGTATATGGAACTGCAATAACAACGGTTACTGTAGATTGTTTACGTGGAATTTATGAAATTGATAGCGTAAAAATTGTGCACGATTTTGGAAAATCTATGAACTTAGGTATTGATGTTGGTCAAGTTGAAGGTGCTTTGGCGCAAGGAATTGGTTGGATGACCATGGAAGAAATTTCGTATAATGCTGATGGCAAATTATTATCGAATGCGTTATCTACGTATAAAGTCCCAGACATATTTTCTGCACCAAAAACCATTGAGACAATTCCGTTAGAAACGGAAGGAAACGACTTGGCAATTAAAAAATCTAAAGCTGTTGGAGAACCTCCTTTAATGTATGGAATTGGAACTTATTTCGCTATTCAACAAGCGGTAAAGGAATTCAACCCTAATTATACATTGAAATTTCATGCACCATTTACACCCGAAAAAGTGTTAATAGCTTTATACGAGAAGCCGAATAATTAG
- a CDS encoding mechanosensitive ion channel family protein, which produces MAAYIFPTLRGLAQTAVGGAGILAVIIGVASQEALANLVGGFFIIIFKPFQVHDVIKISNEMVGEVTDITLRHTVIRNYENKMIVIPNAIINKEKVINYNLGELKCCQWVEIGISYDSDISLAKHIIREECESHPNLIDNRSELDKYNNVKKVIIRVISLGDSAVTIRAWAWAADFPSAFVLKCDVYESIKNRFDKEGIEIPFPHRTLVFKNKNEQEI; this is translated from the coding sequence TTGGCAGCTTATATATTCCCTACTCTTAGAGGTTTAGCACAAACCGCAGTTGGTGGCGCTGGTATTTTAGCCGTAATAATTGGTGTTGCATCTCAAGAAGCACTTGCTAATTTAGTTGGTGGTTTTTTTATCATCATTTTTAAACCTTTTCAAGTACATGATGTTATCAAAATAAGTAATGAAATGGTAGGTGAAGTTACAGATATCACTTTAAGACATACTGTTATAAGGAATTATGAAAACAAAATGATTGTTATTCCAAACGCAATTATTAACAAAGAAAAAGTAATTAATTACAATCTTGGTGAATTAAAATGTTGCCAATGGGTAGAAATTGGAATTTCTTATGATAGCGATATAAGTCTTGCAAAACATATTATTAGAGAAGAATGTGAATCTCACCCAAATTTAATTGACAACAGAAGCGAGTTAGATAAATATAATAATGTTAAAAAAGTAATTATAAGAGTAATAAGTCTTGGCGACTCTGCCGTAACAATAAGAGCTTGGGCTTGGGCGGCAGATTTTCCATCTGCATTTGTATTAAAATGCGATGTTTATGAATCTATAAAAAATCGATTTGATAAAGAAGGAATTGAAATTCCTTTTCCTCACAGAACACTGGTTTTTAAAAATAAAAATGAACAAGAAATTTAA
- a CDS encoding TonB-dependent receptor has translation MKRILFILFTICQFSLIAQTTISGKVTDNKGIGILGANIYLDGTYDGTSSDENGNFSFSTSEKGVKTLVVSFISFENFTKTSDVSKLKNLQIKLREDVNTLDAVTINAGTFEAGDNAKVTALKPLDVVTTASALGDFVGALQTLPGTSTVAEDGRLFVRGGEAEETQIFIDGIRVFTPYTPTTNNMPTRGRYSPFLFKGITFSTGGYSAEYGQALSSVLLLNTIDEPVEEKTDLSFMTVGLGVGNTQIWGKSSLSVNMSYINLQPYLELFPDRNKWNKPYQSFSGEMVYRYKFDNDSMLKLYGAFSYSDFDILQDDINFDDGLHFGLKNRNLYFNTSYKSRLGNDWTISGGASFTNDNSDIAIIEDAVKNDENSMHVKVKLKNRFSNRFKLNFGAEYFTTDFDENFIGNTAGNFNYGFDNNIFGAFAETDIFFSKKLASKIGVRVENSDLLNQFTVSPRASLAYKSGENSQFSLAYGRFYQNPKSEYLKFSDNFEAENTSHIIANYQYVKNNQIFRVEAYYKDYKDLVKYDTDFVDPNTNFSNNGNGFAKGVDVFWRDGKNIKNLEYWVSYSYLDTKRDYRNYPVKARPNFASQHNLSIVGKYWMEDWKSQVGVSYSFASGRNYTNPNKTGFLNQETKNYNSVSLNWAYLLSQQKILYFSVNNVLGTQNVFGYNYKDTPNMSGSFERQAIVPSADRFFFVGLFWTISDNKKDNQLKNL, from the coding sequence ATGAAACGTATACTATTTATTTTATTCACTATCTGTCAATTTTCATTAATTGCACAAACAACAATTTCAGGAAAAGTTACCGATAATAAAGGAATCGGAATTTTAGGTGCAAATATCTACTTAGACGGTACTTACGATGGAACTTCATCTGATGAAAATGGGAATTTTTCTTTTTCAACATCAGAAAAAGGAGTAAAAACATTAGTTGTTTCTTTTATTTCATTTGAAAACTTCACTAAAACATCGGATGTTTCTAAACTGAAAAATTTACAAATAAAATTAAGAGAAGATGTAAATACCTTAGACGCAGTAACTATAAATGCAGGAACTTTTGAAGCTGGAGATAACGCAAAAGTTACGGCTTTAAAACCATTAGATGTGGTAACAACAGCAAGTGCTTTGGGCGATTTTGTTGGCGCCTTGCAAACACTTCCAGGAACATCTACAGTTGCAGAAGACGGTCGACTTTTTGTGCGTGGAGGAGAAGCGGAAGAAACGCAAATTTTTATAGACGGAATTCGTGTTTTTACACCATACACGCCAACAACCAATAACATGCCCACTAGAGGTCGTTATTCGCCATTCTTGTTTAAAGGAATTACTTTTTCAACTGGAGGTTATTCTGCAGAATACGGACAAGCTTTGTCAAGTGTTTTGTTATTAAATACAATTGACGAACCAGTTGAAGAAAAAACCGATTTATCTTTTATGACAGTTGGTTTAGGAGTTGGAAACACCCAGATTTGGGGCAAAAGTTCGTTAAGTGTTAATATGTCTTATATTAATTTACAACCTTATTTAGAGTTGTTTCCGGATAGAAATAAGTGGAATAAACCGTATCAATCATTTAGCGGAGAAATGGTTTATAGATATAAATTTGACAATGATAGCATGTTAAAATTATACGGAGCGTTTAGTTACAGTGATTTTGATATCTTACAAGATGATATTAATTTTGATGATGGTTTGCACTTTGGATTAAAAAACAGAAATCTATATTTTAATACTTCATACAAGTCAAGACTTGGAAACGATTGGACAATTTCTGGTGGTGCAAGTTTTACAAACGATAATTCTGACATTGCAATAATTGAAGATGCTGTTAAGAATGATGAAAACTCGATGCATGTAAAAGTGAAGTTGAAAAATCGATTTTCAAATAGATTCAAACTTAACTTTGGCGCAGAGTATTTTACAACAGATTTTGATGAGAATTTTATTGGAAATACGGCAGGAAACTTTAACTACGGATTCGATAACAACATCTTTGGTGCTTTTGCTGAAACTGATATTTTCTTCTCCAAAAAGTTAGCTTCTAAAATTGGAGTTCGTGTAGAAAATTCAGATTTATTAAATCAGTTTACCGTTTCTCCAAGAGCTTCATTGGCTTATAAATCAGGGGAAAATTCTCAATTTTCATTGGCTTATGGACGTTTTTATCAAAATCCGAAAAGTGAATATTTAAAGTTTAGTGACAATTTTGAAGCTGAAAATACTTCGCATATTATTGCTAATTATCAATATGTAAAAAATAATCAAATTTTTAGAGTGGAAGCCTATTATAAAGATTACAAAGACTTGGTTAAATATGATACCGATTTTGTAGATCCAAATACTAATTTTTCGAATAACGGAAATGGATTTGCAAAAGGAGTTGATGTTTTTTGGAGAGATGGAAAGAACATTAAGAATTTAGAATATTGGGTTTCGTATTCTTATTTAGATACAAAACGAGATTATAGAAATTATCCAGTAAAAGCAAGACCTAATTTTGCGTCGCAACACAATTTATCAATCGTTGGTAAATATTGGATGGAAGACTGGAAAAGTCAAGTTGGTGTAAGTTACAGTTTTGCTTCTGGGAGAAATTATACCAACCCGAATAAAACAGGATTTTTAAATCAAGAAACTAAGAATTACAATTCTGTAAGTTTAAATTGGGCGTATTTATTAAGTCAACAAAAAATACTGTATTTCTCAGTAAACAATGTTTTAGGTACACAAAATGTGTTTGGCTATAATTATAAAGATACACCAAATATGAGCGGTTCTTTTGAGCGTCAGGCAATTGTTCCTTCCGCTGATAGATTCTTTTTTGTAGGTTTATTTTGGACAATTAGTGATAACAAAAAAGACAATCAATTAAAGAATTTGTAG
- a CDS encoding nuclear transport factor 2 family protein, whose amino-acid sequence MNTQEVANKWLEMCQQGKNLECVSELYADNIVSKEMPGYPAGELVSGKQNVWNKSKEWLDNIAEFHSNEISEPIVAGNHFSSKMTFDITFKDRGRQQMEEVCVFEVHNGKIASEQFFYSM is encoded by the coding sequence ATGAATACACAGGAAGTAGCAAACAAATGGTTAGAAATGTGCCAACAAGGAAAAAATTTAGAATGTGTTTCTGAATTATACGCAGACAATATAGTTAGTAAAGAAATGCCAGGTTACCCAGCTGGAGAATTAGTTTCTGGAAAGCAAAATGTTTGGAACAAAAGTAAAGAATGGCTAGACAATATAGCCGAATTTCATTCTAATGAAATTTCAGAACCAATAGTAGCAGGAAATCATTTTTCTTCTAAAATGACTTTTGACATAACTTTTAAAGATAGAGGAAGACAACAAATGGAAGAAGTTTGCGTTTTTGAAGTACATAATGGTAAAATTGCTAGTGAGCAATTTTTCTATTCAATGTAA
- a CDS encoding XdhC family protein, which produces MIFWQHILNKLKDNQKIYVLTVIENHGSSPGRKGFKMLVAQDGFIFGSIGGGVMEFSLVEEAQRLLTEEKSPTFIKKQIHKGNIKDGSGMICSGEQTVAFHCLDNKHISVVRDILNCLKNGEKRTLRLTPNSFDLSHKILENRFDYQITSTTNWFFEEHIGSKETLYIVGGGHVGVAVSELFIKLGFYVVVFDNRKNLNTLKNNTFANKKMVINYEKINNYITKGNTSYVAIMTNKYTDDKLVLSKLLKNDYKFLGVLGSKAKLKTMWEVLLKEGFTQEELNTIYAPIGISIKSETVEEIAVSIAAQIIQIKNYGK; this is translated from the coding sequence ATGATTTTCTGGCAACACATACTAAATAAACTCAAAGACAATCAAAAAATATATGTTTTAACCGTTATTGAAAACCACGGAAGTTCGCCTGGTAGAAAAGGGTTTAAAATGTTGGTTGCACAAGACGGATTTATATTTGGCTCCATTGGTGGCGGCGTTATGGAATTTTCTCTGGTTGAAGAAGCGCAACGTTTATTAACAGAAGAAAAATCGCCAACATTTATAAAGAAACAAATACATAAAGGAAATATAAAAGACGGCTCTGGTATGATTTGTTCTGGTGAACAAACCGTAGCTTTTCACTGTTTAGACAACAAGCACATTTCCGTTGTTAGAGATATTTTAAATTGCCTTAAAAATGGCGAAAAAAGAACATTAAGGTTAACACCCAATTCTTTTGATTTATCCCATAAAATTTTAGAAAACCGATTTGATTACCAAATAACCTCAACTACAAATTGGTTTTTTGAAGAACACATTGGTTCTAAAGAAACCTTGTACATTGTTGGTGGCGGACATGTTGGTGTTGCTGTTTCTGAACTGTTTATAAAACTTGGTTTTTACGTAGTTGTTTTTGATAATAGAAAAAACTTAAACACGTTAAAAAACAACACGTTTGCTAATAAAAAAATGGTTATTAACTATGAAAAAATAAACAACTACATTACAAAAGGAAACACAAGTTATGTTGCCATAATGACCAACAAATACACAGATGATAAATTAGTTTTAAGTAAACTTCTTAAAAACGATTATAAATTTTTAGGCGTTTTAGGCAGCAAAGCAAAACTAAAAACCATGTGGGAAGTTTTACTAAAAGAAGGTTTTACACAAGAAGAATTAAACACGATTTACGCACCAATTGGAATCTCTATAAAAAGTGAAACCGTTGAAGAAATTGCAGTTAGTATTGCTGCACAGATTATACAGATTAAAAATTATGGCAAATAG
- a CDS encoding FAD binding domain-containing protein, translating into MIQFILNNKTIKTSEKTGVTLLDFIRENQQLKGTKIGCREGDCGACTVLVGELNNDKINYQSITSCISPLGNAHGKHIVTIEGINLPKKLNSAQEAMSNNYATQCGFCTPGFVVSMTGFALENDKNKTCNNAVSGNICRCTGYKSIEKAGFEIEEKLLQKDENNKIAWLIQEGFIPNYFEEIPSKLQMFLDVTSSAVEKSLKGTKVANGTDLYVRYADDLSEENVQLISAQKDLKNIIFSNGICSIGANATVTNMDESLQLKTLFPKLKQFLKLVSSEQIRNMGTLGGNFVNASPIGDMSIFFLALNSILTIQDKNGLERTIPFQEFHQNYKKYDLQEDEILTSISFPVPTKNTFFNFEKVSKRTHLDIASVNSAGSITIEKNTVTDAHFSVGGVAAIPKYLYKTGAFLVGKEINNKTIKEAEAILQSEIAPISDVRGTSAYKRLLAKQLFFAHFIELFPTKVELQKLIA; encoded by the coding sequence ATGATACAATTTATACTTAATAATAAAACAATAAAAACTTCAGAGAAAACTGGAGTTACTCTGCTCGATTTTATTCGAGAAAACCAACAGTTAAAAGGCACAAAAATTGGTTGTCGCGAAGGAGATTGTGGCGCTTGTACCGTTTTGGTTGGCGAGTTAAACAATGATAAAATTAACTACCAAAGTATTACTTCTTGCATTTCACCGTTAGGTAACGCACACGGTAAACATATTGTAACTATTGAAGGAATTAATCTTCCAAAAAAATTGAATAGTGCGCAAGAAGCAATGAGCAATAATTACGCAACACAATGTGGTTTTTGTACTCCAGGCTTTGTGGTTTCTATGACTGGTTTTGCTTTAGAAAACGATAAAAACAAAACTTGTAATAATGCTGTTAGCGGAAACATTTGTAGATGTACAGGTTATAAATCCATTGAAAAAGCAGGTTTTGAAATTGAAGAAAAACTACTTCAAAAAGATGAAAATAATAAAATAGCTTGGTTGATACAAGAAGGTTTCATTCCTAATTATTTTGAAGAGATTCCATCGAAACTACAAATGTTCCTAGATGTCACTTCGAGCGCAGTCGAGAAGTCTTTAAAAGGAACAAAAGTGGCAAACGGAACTGACTTATATGTTCGTTATGCAGATGATTTATCAGAGGAAAACGTTCAGCTAATTTCAGCACAAAAAGACCTAAAAAACATTATTTTTTCTAACGGAATTTGCTCAATAGGCGCAAATGCAACCGTTACAAACATGGATGAAAGTTTGCAATTAAAAACACTTTTCCCAAAACTAAAGCAATTTTTAAAACTAGTTTCTTCTGAACAGATTAGAAACATGGGAACTCTTGGCGGAAACTTTGTAAATGCATCACCAATTGGAGATATGTCTATTTTCTTTTTGGCATTAAATTCAATACTTACAATTCAAGATAAAAACGGATTAGAAAGAACAATCCCGTTTCAAGAATTTCATCAAAACTATAAAAAATACGATTTACAAGAAGACGAAATTTTAACTTCAATTTCTTTTCCTGTTCCTACAAAAAATACTTTTTTCAATTTTGAAAAAGTAAGTAAACGAACACATTTAGATATTGCTAGCGTAAATTCCGCAGGAAGCATAACTATTGAAAAGAACACCGTTACCGACGCACATTTTTCCGTTGGTGGTGTTGCGGCAATTCCAAAATACTTATATAAAACAGGTGCCTTTTTAGTCGGAAAAGAAATAAACAACAAAACTATTAAAGAGGCTGAGGCTATTTTACAATCAGAAATCGCTCCTATTAGTGATGTTCGTGGAACTTCAGCATACAAAAGGTTACTTGCAAAACAATTATTCTTTGCGCATTTTATTGAGTTATTTCCTACTAAAGTTGAACTTCAAAAATTAATCGCCTAA
- a CDS encoding tetratricopeptide repeat protein, which yields MKRIIIVTVLALIFTGTITAQGQYEKGMEKAFAMWEAGKMDEASQLFERISKAEKDNWLPSYYAATVEILGSFGLKDEAKLTAKLNKAQGFLDEAKSISENNPEIIITQAFLNLGYIAFDGQKYGMTLSGKNNQLYAKALEIAPNNPRVLLGKAEWGMGTARFFGQSLEPYCKDIKRAIELGKVEKVTEAFYPRFGVERAEQVLKQCEGK from the coding sequence ATGAAACGTATTATTATAGTAACAGTATTAGCACTAATTTTTACAGGAACAATTACTGCACAAGGTCAATATGAAAAAGGAATGGAAAAAGCATTTGCAATGTGGGAAGCAGGAAAAATGGATGAAGCATCTCAACTTTTTGAGCGAATTTCAAAAGCAGAAAAAGACAATTGGTTGCCATCTTATTACGCAGCAACTGTAGAGATTTTAGGAAGCTTCGGATTAAAAGATGAAGCAAAACTAACTGCTAAATTGAATAAAGCACAAGGGTTTTTAGATGAAGCAAAATCAATTTCAGAAAATAATCCTGAAATTATAATTACGCAAGCATTCTTAAATTTAGGATATATTGCTTTTGATGGTCAAAAATATGGAATGACTTTATCTGGAAAGAATAATCAATTGTATGCAAAAGCATTAGAGATTGCGCCAAACAACCCAAGAGTTCTTTTAGGAAAAGCGGAATGGGGAATGGGAACTGCGCGTTTCTTTGGTCAATCTTTAGAACCTTATTGTAAAGATATTAAACGAGCAATAGAGCTTGGTAAAGTAGAAAAAGTTACAGAAGCATTTTACCCTAGATTTGGTGTTGAAAGAGCTGAACAAGTTTTAAAACAGTGTGAAGGAAAATAG
- a CDS encoding GbsR/MarR family transcriptional regulator has product MLSEKQKDLIESFGVIQEQMGLTPAAARVNALLTISEELHLSFDQIKEALHLSKSATSNAINMLLTLNRIGYKTKPGDRKRYFYSKLDQWKELFKKDMQGLNHYRDILSEIIKNRSTKNEDFNNQLKDLNEFMEYFIRESIKLIDNWKK; this is encoded by the coding sequence ATGTTATCAGAAAAACAAAAAGACCTTATTGAAAGCTTTGGAGTAATCCAAGAACAAATGGGCTTAACACCAGCTGCAGCTAGAGTTAATGCTTTACTTACAATTTCTGAGGAATTACATTTAAGTTTTGATCAAATAAAAGAAGCATTACACCTAAGTAAAAGTGCAACTAGCAATGCAATAAACATGCTTTTAACACTTAATAGAATAGGTTATAAAACAAAACCTGGAGACAGAAAAAGATATTTTTATTCTAAGCTAGACCAATGGAAAGAGTTATTTAAAAAAGATATGCAAGGCTTAAACCATTATAGAGATATACTGTCTGAAATAATTAAAAACAGATCTACTAAAAATGAAGATTTTAACAATCAATTAAAAGATTTAAATGAATTTATGGAATACTTTATAAGAGAAAGTATTAAACTGATTGATAACTGGAAAAAATAA
- a CDS encoding aspartyl/asparaginyl beta-hydroxylase domain-containing protein: MQNRTKYLKLPFQFDTEKLVHDLSLIFDKKWVSHFNTTGYTGDWKVISLYAVDGNESNIFALSNSNSIISETLILKKCHYFKEVIDSFKLPILTARILRLGVDAEIKPHRDHKLGYEDGNFRLHIPIITNSDVQFLLDGTELKMLAGECWYTNVNYVHSVKNSGTVDRVHLVIDFERNEWSDKLFFSLAPEESFLPIPKEKDSPETIKRIIEELKRSNEPIAEQLIKELLQKQQKA, from the coding sequence ATGCAAAATAGAACCAAGTATTTAAAACTCCCTTTTCAGTTTGACACAGAAAAACTTGTCCATGATTTATCATTAATTTTTGATAAAAAATGGGTTTCACACTTTAACACTACGGGATATACTGGAGATTGGAAGGTGATTTCACTTTATGCCGTTGATGGAAATGAATCTAATATTTTTGCGCTTTCAAATTCTAATTCAATTATATCGGAAACATTAATACTTAAAAAATGTCACTATTTTAAAGAGGTTATTGACTCTTTTAAGTTGCCAATACTTACTGCTCGTATTTTGCGACTAGGTGTTGATGCTGAAATTAAACCACACAGAGATCATAAGTTAGGGTATGAGGATGGAAATTTTCGATTACACATACCAATCATTACAAATTCTGATGTCCAATTTCTTCTAGATGGTACAGAATTAAAAATGCTAGCCGGAGAATGCTGGTACACGAATGTTAATTACGTACATAGTGTTAAGAATTCAGGTACCGTAGATCGAGTTCATTTAGTTATTGATTTTGAGAGAAATGAATGGTCAGATAAATTGTTTTTCTCATTGGCGCCTGAAGAAAGTTTCCTGCCAATACCTAAAGAAAAAGATTCTCCAGAAACCATTAAACGAATAATTGAAGAATTAAAACGCAGTAATGAACCCATCGCTGAACAATTAATTAAAGAATTACTACAAAAACAACAGAAAGCCTAA
- a CDS encoding HAD family hydrolase, whose amino-acid sequence MAFKAVLFDMDGVIVDTEPLHKQAYFLMFKKVEIVVSQELYNSYTGQSTIDICKDLVKKFNLTLEAKELVAYKRAFFKELFFSDTNDLQLLDGVLDLIKNYYNNGITLVLASSASMVTINNVFNKFDLNQYFKGKISGADLKASKPHPEIFIKAAEIAGFKREECIVIEDSTNGIKAAYDAGIYCVAYKSEHSKAQDYTLAQKVISDYREIRFEVMEKHF is encoded by the coding sequence ATGGCTTTTAAAGCAGTGCTTTTTGATATGGACGGTGTAATTGTAGATACAGAACCTTTACACAAACAAGCCTATTTTTTAATGTTTAAAAAAGTAGAGATTGTCGTTTCTCAAGAATTGTACAATTCTTACACAGGTCAATCTACAATTGATATTTGTAAGGATTTAGTAAAGAAATTTAATTTAACCTTAGAAGCTAAGGAATTGGTAGCCTATAAAAGAGCCTTTTTTAAAGAGCTCTTTTTTTCTGATACCAACGATTTACAATTGTTAGATGGCGTTTTAGATTTAATTAAAAATTATTATAACAACGGAATTACCTTAGTATTAGCGTCTTCTGCTTCTATGGTTACCATTAATAATGTTTTTAATAAGTTTGATTTGAATCAGTATTTTAAAGGAAAAATTAGCGGAGCCGATTTAAAAGCATCTAAACCACACCCAGAAATTTTTATAAAAGCGGCGGAAATAGCTGGTTTTAAGAGAGAAGAATGTATTGTAATTGAAGATTCTACAAACGGAATAAAAGCGGCTTACGATGCAGGAATTTACTGTGTAGCCTATAAAAGTGAACACTCAAAAGCACAAGATTATACCTTAGCTCAAAAAGTGATTTCTGATTATAGGGAAATTAGGTTTGAGGTTATGGAGAAGCATTTTTAA